A single region of the Manihot esculenta cultivar AM560-2 chromosome 12, M.esculenta_v8, whole genome shotgun sequence genome encodes:
- the LOC110628791 gene encoding agamous-like MADS-box protein MADS4 yields the protein MGRGRVELKRIENKINRQVTFAKRRNGLLKKAYELSVLCDAEVALIIFSNRGKLYEFCSSSSMLKTLERYQKCNYGAPETNVSAREALELSSQQEYLKLKARYEALQRSQRNLLGEDLGPLSSKELESLERQLDMSLKQIRSTRTQYMLDQLTDLQRKEQMLNEANKTLKQRLVEGYQINTMQLNPSAEEVEAFGRQAPQHHGDVFFHPLECEPTLQIGYQPDPITVVTAGPSVNNYMPGWLP from the exons ATGGGGAGAGGTAGGGTTGAATTGAAGAGGATTGAGAACAAGATTAACAGGCAAGTGACCTTTGCAAAGAGAAGAAATGGGCTTTTGAAGAAAGCCTATGAGCTTTCTGTTCTTTGTGATGCCGAGGTTGCTCTCATCATCTTCTCTAATAGAGGAAAGCTGTACGAGTTTTGCAGTAGTTCAAG catgctcaaaacacttgAGAGGTACCAGAAATGCAACTATGGAGCTCCAGAAACAAATGTATCTGCCAGGGAGGCTCTG GAGCTAAGTAGTCAGCAAGAATATCTGAAGCTTAAAGCTCGCTACGAAGCCTTGCAACGATCCCAGAG AAATCTTCTGGGAGAAGATCTTGGCCCTTTAAGCAGCAAGGAGCTTGAGTCACTTGAAAGGCAGCTTGATATGTCATTGAAGCAGATCAGATCAACGCGA ACCCAATACATGCTAGATCAGCTCACTGACCTACAACGCAAG GAACAAATGCTGAACGAAGCAAATAAGACCCTGAAACAAAGG CTGGTGGAAGGATATCAAATAAATACTATGCAGTTGAATCCAAGTGCAGAAGAAGTGGAAGCCTTTGGCCGCCAAGCACCTCAACATCATGGTGATGTCTTCTTTCATCCACTGGAGTGTGAACCCACTTTACAAATTGG ATACCAGCCTGATCCAATAACAGTAGTGACTGCTGGCCCAAGTGTGAATAATTACATGCCAGGATGGTTACCCTGA
- the LOC110628587 gene encoding squamosa promoter-binding-like protein 16 has translation MGYNLKTTWRLAELENQNIPHIAQKLGTTCSSGLHQAPGHCSVDLKLGNSGDLEDKLMEKFAGPGESLMESSSSGTSKRVRTPVNGTQVPLCLVDGCTSDLSKCRDYHRRHKVCEIHSKTPKVFIKGQEQRFCQQCSRFHSLGEFDEGKRSCRKRLDGHNRRRRKPPPDSLSVNSATLFSNHQGTRYLQFGGFQMFSAGSESSAWTEAAKPDNGPMLYASQFSVSHSSGRNLFPGSLSQGYRSAKQFPFLQCTSSTLPGESVCQNIIDTDSILDSSQKMFSGGSNRVVDSNRALSLLSSPSAETQEIGLSHMVQPDLKPPAQSLIPSLNFSFSGMENGSVDSVLVSDGSSNANLHGQAMFQIGPDESSTSGSLQTLSFSWE, from the exons ATGGGCTACAATCTTAAGACAACTTGGAGATTAGCTGAATTGGAAAACCAAAACATTCCTCACATTGCTCAGAAATTAGGGACAACCTGTAGCTCAGGGCTGCATCAGGCTCCAGGGCATTGCTCAGTGGACTTGAAATTAGGGAATTCAGGTGATTTAGAGGACAAGTTGATGGAGAAATTTGCAGGTCCAGGGGAGTCTTTAATGGAATCATCATCATCAGGAACATCAAAAAGAGTTCGGACACCTGTCAATGGAACCCAAGTTCCTTTGTGCTTGGTTGATGGGTGCACTTCAGATCTTAGCAAATGCAGGGACTATCATCGACGGCATAAAGTTTGTGAGATCCACTCCAAGACCCCCAAGGTTTTCATTAAAGGTCAAGAGCAGCGATTTTGCCAGCAGTGCAGCAG GTTCCATTCCTTGGGGGAGTTTGATGAGGGAAAGCGAAGCTGCAGGAAACGCCTTGATGGACATAATCGGCGTCGAAGGAAGCCTCCGCCTGATTCTCTGTCTGTAAATTCTGCAACGTTGTTTTCCAATCACCAAG GTACTAGATATTTGCAGTTTGGTGGCTTCCAAATGTTTTCTGCTGGTTCTGAAAGCTCTGCATGGACTGAGGCAGCCAAACCCGATAATGGTCCAATGCTTTACGCAAGTCAATTCTCAGTGAGCCACAGCAGCGGAAGAAACCTGTTTCCTGGCTCCTTATCTCAGGGCTACAGAAGTGCAAAGCAGTTCCCATTCTTACAATGCACTAGTTCTACACTGCCTGGAGAATCTGTCTGTCAGAATATTATTGACACTGATTCCATATTAGACAGTAGCCAAAAAATGTTCTCTGGTGGATCTAATCGAGTCGTTGACTCGAACCGTGCTCTCTCTCTTCTGTCATCTCCATCAGCTGAGACTCAGGAGATTGGCTTGAGCCACATGGTGCAGCCTGACTTGAAACCCCCAGCTCAGTCCCTGATTCCAAGCCTGAACTTTAGCTTTTCTGGAATGGAAAATGGGTCTGTTGATTCTGTTTTGGTATCTGATGGAAGTAGCAATGCCAATCTCCATGGCCAGGCTATGTTTCAAATTGGACCGGATGAGTCATCTACAAGCGGATCTCTTCAGACACTTTCCTTCTCTTGGGAGTGA